One stretch of Oncorhynchus keta strain PuntledgeMale-10-30-2019 chromosome 18, Oket_V2, whole genome shotgun sequence DNA includes these proteins:
- the kcnj13 gene encoding inward rectifier potassium channel 13 — MTTKMTNDLDGNKVSSSPLLLSTSSPSYLSCQRLVTKDGHCALRSSPPSPGLWPSWASASAWLLALQDLWGAVVCLRWRWVLLAFCTSFVAHWLLFACLWYLLAHFNGDLAVEDHDAPPEGHVVCVKHITSFTAAFSFSLETQLTIGYGTMFPSGDCPSAIALLAVQMLLGLMLEAFITGAFVAKIARPQKRAGAIQFSPQAVVGQHQGQPCLMFRATNLLRRPLVDVEVSAVLYEERDDQVLHQTNLDFQLDRLGPRPCPFFIFPLTFYHILDRHSPLYPALREGSTSHFELVVFLSASQEGTGDACQKRTSYLRQEIQFERRFVPAMGLDKHGRYQVSSQHFGMAHCKEPLDKECVVQINGDGSDRME; from the exons ATGACAACCAAAATGACCAACGACCTGGACGGGAACAaggtctcctcctcccctcttctgttgTCCACATCATCCCCATCCTACCTGTCTTGCCAGCGTCTGGTGACCAAGGATGGTCACTGTGCCCTGcgctcctcccctccctctcctggccTGTGGCCCTCCTgggcctctgcctctgcctggcTGCTAGCTCTACAG GACCTGTGGGGGGCAGTGGTGTGCCTGCGCTGGCGCTGGGTCCTCTTGGCCTTCTGCACCTCCTTCGTGGCCCACTGGCTGCTGTTCGCCTGCCTGTGGTACCTACTGGCCCACTTCAATGGAGACCTGGCGGTGGAGGACCACGACGCTCCTCCAGAGGGTCACGTAGTGTGTGTCAAACACATCACCAGCTTCACTGCagccttctctttctccctggaGACCCAGCTGACCATAGGGTACGGCACCATGTTCCCCAGTGGGGACTGTCCCAGCGCTATAGCCCTGCTGGCGGTTCAGATGCTGCTGGGGCTCATGCTGGAAGCCTTCATCACAG GTGCGTTTGTGGCTAAGATCGCCCGTCCCCAGAAGCGTGCGGGGGCCATCCAGTTCAGCCCCCAGGCGGTGGTAGGTCAGCACCAGGGCCAGCCCTGCCTCATGTTCCGGGCCACCAACCTTCTGCGCCGCCCcctggtggatgtggaggtcaGTGCCGTCCTGTACGAAGAGAGAGACGACCAGGTCCTGCACCAGACCAACCTGGACTTCCAGCTGGACCGGCTGGGCCCCCGCCCCTGCCCATTCTTCATCTTCCCCCTCACCTTCTACCACATCCTGGACCGCCACAGCCCCCTTTACCCAGCCCTGCGTGAGGGCAGCACCAGCCACTTTGAGCTAGTGGTGTTTCTCTCCGCCTCACAGGAGGGCACGGGCGACGCCTGCCAGAAAAGAACGTCCTATCTGCGCCAGGAGATCCAGTTTGAGCGGCGCTTCGTGCCCGCCATGGGGCTGGACAAGCATGGCAGGTACCAGGTGAGCAGTCAGCACTTTGGCATGGCCCACTGCAAGGAGCCGCTGGACAAGGAGTGTGTGGTGCAGATCAACGGGGACGGGAGTGACAGGATGGAGTAA